A single genomic interval of Streptococcus suis harbors:
- a CDS encoding Lin0368 family putative glycerol transporter subunit, which yields MIKQLRRKSMVRSIRSLFAYGLAGFLVPYLWSRIAQPFGNWAGFIAGMLIIFPLWYLVHYRGLAVQEEDMASIDMGMAIGIAVFVKTSLSTGLGLMISSLPTLIIMGLGASLAGLVVARYENGRK from the coding sequence ATGATAAAACAGCTTAGAAGAAAATCCATGGTTCGGTCTATCCGTTCTCTGTTTGCCTATGGTCTGGCAGGCTTTCTAGTACCTTATCTTTGGTCAAGAATAGCACAACCTTTTGGGAACTGGGCAGGATTTATAGCTGGCATGCTCATCATCTTTCCACTTTGGTACCTTGTTCATTATCGTGGCTTGGCTGTTCAAGAAGAGGACATGGCTAGCATTGACATGGGGATGGCGATTGGAATTGCGGTTTTTGTGAAAACAAGCCTGTCAACAGGTTTGGGACTGATGATTTCTTCTCTACCAACGCTCATTATCATGGGTCTGGGAGCCAGTCTAGCGGGCTTGGTCGTGGCAAGGTATGAGAATGGGAGGAAGTAA
- a CDS encoding SIS domain-containing protein — translation MDDTSSLLEVRDLNHAIRLLQPAQTIHIFAASNNLLNAQEFAHNMSRIQKDVRVHQLQGEIHFNAYLAQENSCAIIISYSGGTKSLIRVANILRSKKIPIIALTSLGDNPISQLADVTLRLATKERLYSKIGTYSTDTSITYLLDVLYSCIFAKDYQDNLTLRQVSSQFIESERFTDSSILQEETD, via the coding sequence GTGGATGATACCAGTTCCCTCCTTGAAGTACGTGACCTCAATCACGCCATTCGTCTTTTACAACCCGCACAAACCATTCACATCTTCGCTGCCAGCAATAACCTCCTCAATGCCCAAGAGTTCGCCCACAATATGTCCCGTATCCAAAAGGATGTCCGTGTGCACCAGCTGCAAGGTGAAATTCATTTCAATGCCTATCTGGCTCAGGAAAACTCGTGTGCTATCATTATCTCATACTCAGGTGGCACCAAATCGCTGATACGGGTCGCAAACATTCTCCGTTCAAAAAAAATTCCTATCATCGCCCTGACCAGTCTAGGCGACAATCCCATCTCTCAACTTGCTGATGTTACTCTTCGCTTGGCGACAAAAGAACGACTCTACTCAAAAATCGGAACCTATTCAACCGATACCTCCATCACCTACCTACTGGATGTCCTCTACTCTTGCATCTTCGCTAAAGATTACCAAGACAATTTAACCCTGCGACAAGTTTCCTCGCAATTCATTGAGTCTGAACGCTTTACTGATTCCTCTATCCTGCAAGAAGAGACAGATTAA
- a CDS encoding IS4 family transposase → MLDQIKAHLLDSINDIVSSANQFVLHPEKDFSRQSQLTMKTMIQAILTMGGNTLSKELLDLHLPVTQSAFVQRRYQIKHQAFKTLFRDITSKIPISDNLPILAVDGSDVILPRNRFDKTTSFQTGPHHTPYNLIHINALYNLEQEIYHDLRIQDNREVDERAAFIDMMKNSSFKQALVIMDRGYESYNVMAHCQERNWSYIIRIRDGNHSMKSGFNLPDTPCFDEKFDLNICRKQTNEMKQQYQNFPNHYRCLPNHTSFDFLPSSSRKSDPVQFYELHFRMVRLEIKPGFFETLVTNTDYSPEKLKDLYAYRWGIETSFRDLKYSIGLTHFHAKKKEGILQEIYARFINFNVCKWLTSHVAIKTSKLKQTYKICFSDAVYACRKFLREELTSFQLETYIAKHLSIIRPNRTFQRKIKSKAPVSFTYRVT, encoded by the coding sequence ATGCTAGATCAGATTAAAGCTCATTTACTTGATAGTATTAACGACATCGTTTCTAGTGCCAATCAGTTTGTGCTTCATCCTGAAAAAGATTTTAGTCGGCAAAGTCAGCTAACTATGAAAACCATGATTCAAGCCATACTGACCATGGGAGGCAATACCTTATCTAAAGAGTTACTTGACTTACATTTACCAGTTACCCAATCTGCCTTTGTTCAACGACGGTATCAGATTAAACACCAAGCTTTTAAAACACTTTTTAGGGATATTACTTCTAAAATTCCAATCTCTGATAATCTCCCTATCCTGGCTGTTGATGGCAGTGATGTGATTCTACCAAGAAATCGTTTTGATAAAACGACCTCTTTTCAAACTGGACCACATCACACTCCTTACAATCTTATTCATATCAATGCTCTCTACAATCTTGAACAAGAGATATATCATGATTTACGGATCCAAGATAATCGAGAGGTTGATGAACGTGCAGCTTTTATTGACATGATGAAGAACTCTTCTTTCAAACAAGCTCTGGTAATAATGGATAGGGGGTATGAATCCTACAATGTCATGGCTCACTGCCAAGAAAGAAATTGGTCCTATATTATTCGTATTCGTGACGGGAATCATTCTATGAAATCAGGATTTAACCTCCCTGACACCCCTTGTTTTGATGAAAAATTTGACCTAAACATCTGTCGGAAACAGACCAATGAGATGAAGCAACAGTATCAAAATTTTCCTAATCACTATCGCTGTTTACCTAATCACACATCCTTTGACTTTCTACCAAGCTCTAGCCGAAAAAGCGACCCAGTTCAGTTTTACGAACTTCATTTTCGAATGGTGCGTCTCGAAATCAAGCCAGGTTTCTTTGAAACTTTGGTGACAAACACCGATTATTCTCCAGAAAAATTAAAAGATCTCTATGCCTACAGATGGGGCATAGAGACTAGTTTTCGTGACCTAAAATATAGTATCGGTCTAACTCATTTTCATGCAAAAAAGAAGGAAGGGATTCTCCAAGAAATCTACGCTCGCTTTATCAATTTTAATGTTTGTAAATGGCTAACCTCACACGTTGCTATTAAAACATCAAAGTTAAAACAGACTTATAAAATTTGTTTTTCAGACGCTGTTTATGCCTGTCGAAAATTTCTTAGAGAAGAACTTACTTCCTTCCAATTGGAAACCTACATTGCCAAACATTTATCCATCATCCGACCCAATCGAACGTTCCAAAGAAAGATAAAAAGCAAGGCACCTGTAAGCTTCACTTATAGAGTAACATAA
- a CDS encoding MurR/RpiR family transcriptional regulator: protein MFLLEKIELYPFSPSEKEVIQFILTKREEIKDISIQKIADSCFTSKSTLVRISKKLGFDGWREFKDAFLKEIDYLNKQESNIDANIPFTASDNYLQIANNIAKLKKETLDDTQCH from the coding sequence ATGTTTTTATTAGAAAAAATTGAACTATATCCCTTTTCTCCCAGCGAAAAAGAAGTTATCCAGTTTATCCTAACAAAGCGTGAGGAAATCAAGGACATCAGCATCCAAAAGATTGCAGATTCTTGCTTTACTTCCAAGTCAACTCTGGTCCGTATCAGTAAAAAACTGGGCTTTGACGGTTGGAGGGAATTCAAAGATGCCTTTTTGAAAGAGATTGACTACCTCAATAAACAGGAATCCAACATTGATGCTAACATTCCTTTCACAGCAAGCGATAACTACCTACAAATCGCCAACAACATTGCCAAACTAAAAAAAGAAACGCTGGATGATACCCAATGTCATTAA
- a CDS encoding Lin0368 family putative glycerol transporter subunit, with protein MTLIQMLSTFLGGFLLPLIILLFWGRSVARFRVFGGFLSATLIVGTLWYLNHGSAKPLIVQTSSVVVDMGLATGIGVLVYGLARGKDWTKTRPLLLSAILGGVLAGVLLTVV; from the coding sequence ATGACACTCATCCAAATGCTATCAACTTTCTTAGGTGGATTTCTGTTGCCACTAATCATTCTTTTATTTTGGGGAAGGAGCGTGGCTCGCTTTAGAGTCTTCGGTGGCTTCCTTTCAGCGACTCTCATCGTTGGGACACTTTGGTATCTCAATCATGGCTCAGCTAAGCCCTTGATTGTGCAAACAAGTAGTGTTGTAGTGGATATGGGTTTGGCGACAGGAATTGGTGTTCTGGTTTACGGTCTTGCCAGAGGAAAAGACTGGACTAAGACAAGGCCCCTCTTGCTTTCAGCAATCTTGGGTGGAGTTTTGGCAGGGGTTCTATTAACTGTAGTATAA